From Bacillus basilensis, a single genomic window includes:
- the walR gene encoding cell wall metabolism DNA-binding response regulator WalR: MMGKKILVVDDEKPIADILKFNLEKEGFEIVMAHDGDEAIEKANEEQPDMVLLDIMLPGKDGLEVCREIRKSSEMPIIMLTAKDSEIDKVLGLELGADDYVTKPFSTRELLARVKANLRRHQQGGAAEKEENTEMVIGPIVINPNAYSVTKREENIELTHREFELLHYLAKHLGQVMTREHLLQTVWGYDYFGDVRTVDVTVRRLREKIEDNPSHPTLIVTRRGVGYYLRDPEQE, translated from the coding sequence ATGATGGGAAAGAAAATTTTAGTAGTTGATGATGAAAAGCCGATTGCGGATATTTTGAAGTTCAATCTAGAAAAAGAAGGTTTTGAAATTGTAATGGCGCATGATGGTGATGAGGCGATTGAAAAAGCGAATGAAGAACAGCCAGATATGGTTTTATTAGATATTATGTTACCAGGTAAGGATGGCTTAGAGGTTTGCCGTGAAATACGTAAAAGCTCAGAAATGCCGATTATTATGCTTACGGCGAAGGATTCTGAAATTGATAAAGTATTAGGGCTTGAGCTTGGGGCAGATGATTATGTAACAAAGCCATTTAGTACGAGGGAATTGCTTGCTCGCGTGAAGGCTAACTTACGTCGCCATCAACAAGGCGGTGCTGCGGAAAAAGAAGAAAATACGGAAATGGTTATTGGACCAATTGTTATCAATCCAAATGCGTATAGCGTAACAAAACGTGAGGAAAATATTGAACTTACACATCGTGAATTTGAGTTACTACATTATTTAGCAAAACATTTAGGACAAGTTATGACACGCGAACATTTATTACAAACAGTTTGGGGTTATGACTATTTCGGGGATGTACGTACAGTGGATGTAACAGTGCGTCGTTTACGTGAAAAAATTGAAGATAATCCAAGTCATCCTACTTTAATTGTTACTAGACGTGGGGTAGGGTATTACTTGCGTGACCCAGAGCAGGAATAG
- a CDS encoding adenylosuccinate synthase, which produces MSSVVVVGTQWGDEGKGKITDFLSEHAEVVARYQGGNNAGHTIVFGGVKYKLHLIPSGIFYKEKICVIGNGLVVDPKALLEELKYLHDRGVSTDNLRVSNRAHVILPYHLKQDELEEASKGDDKIGTTKKGIGPAYMDKAARIGIRMADLLDREAFKEKLERNLAQKNRLFEKMYDTEGFSVEEIFEEYFEYGQQIAQYVCDTSVVLNDALDNNHRVLFEGAQGVMLDIDHGTYPFVTSSNPIAGGVTVGTGVGPAKVTRVVGVCKAYTSRVGDGPFPTELNDEIGHQIREVGREYGTTTGRPRRVGWFDSVVVRHARRVSGLTDLSLNSIDVLTGIPTLKICVAYKCDGKVIDEVPANLNILAKCEPVYEELPGWTEDITGVKSLDELPENARKYVERVSELTGIQLSMFSVGPDRNQTNIVRNVYEA; this is translated from the coding sequence ATGTCTTCAGTAGTAGTTGTAGGAACACAATGGGGCGACGAAGGAAAAGGTAAAATTACTGACTTTCTTTCTGAGCATGCGGAAGTAGTTGCAAGATATCAAGGTGGAAATAACGCGGGACATACAATTGTTTTCGGCGGAGTTAAATATAAATTACACTTAATTCCATCTGGTATTTTTTATAAAGAGAAAATTTGTGTAATCGGAAACGGCTTAGTAGTAGATCCGAAAGCATTACTTGAAGAGTTAAAATACTTACACGATCGTGGTGTAAGTACTGATAATTTACGCGTAAGTAACCGTGCGCACGTTATTTTACCTTATCACTTAAAACAAGATGAGTTAGAAGAAGCAAGTAAAGGTGATGACAAAATCGGTACAACGAAAAAAGGTATCGGTCCTGCATATATGGATAAAGCTGCTCGTATTGGTATTCGTATGGCTGATCTTTTAGACCGTGAAGCATTTAAAGAGAAGCTTGAGCGCAATTTAGCACAAAAAAATCGTTTGTTTGAAAAAATGTACGATACAGAAGGTTTCAGTGTAGAAGAAATCTTTGAAGAATACTTCGAGTACGGCCAACAAATCGCACAATATGTATGTGATACGTCTGTTGTATTAAATGATGCATTAGATAACAATCACCGTGTATTATTTGAAGGTGCACAAGGTGTTATGCTTGATATTGACCACGGTACGTATCCATTCGTTACATCTTCTAACCCAATTGCTGGTGGTGTAACAGTTGGAACTGGAGTTGGTCCAGCGAAAGTTACGCGCGTTGTAGGTGTATGTAAAGCATATACAAGCCGCGTAGGTGATGGTCCATTCCCTACTGAGCTTAATGATGAAATTGGTCACCAAATTCGTGAAGTTGGTCGTGAGTATGGAACAACAACTGGTCGTCCACGCCGCGTAGGTTGGTTCGATAGTGTTGTTGTAAGACATGCACGTCGTGTTAGTGGTTTAACAGATCTATCATTAAATTCTATCGACGTTCTAACAGGTATTCCGACTCTTAAAATTTGTGTTGCTTACAAATGCGATGGCAAAGTTATCGATGAAGTTCCAGCAAACTTAAACATTTTAGCGAAATGTGAGCCTGTATACGAAGAGCTTCCAGGTTGGACAGAAGATATTACTGGTGTAAAATCATTAGATGAGCTTCCTGAAAATGCACGAAAATACGTAGAACGTGTTTCTGAGTTAACAGGAATTCAATTATCTATGTTCTCAGTTGGACCAGATCGTAACCAAACAAATATTGTTCGTAACGTATACGAAGCTTAA
- the dnaB gene encoding replicative DNA helicase translates to MSDVLADRTPPHNIEAEQAVLGAILIDQDALTAASELLVPDSFYRTKHQKIFEVMLGLSDKGEPIDLVIMTSAMADQGLLEEVGGVSYLAELAEVVPTAANVEYYARIIAEKALLRRLIRTATHIVSDGYEREDDVDGLLNEAEKKILEVSHQTNAKAFQNIKDVLVDAYDKIELLHNQKGEVTGIPTGFTELDKMTAGFQRNDLIIVAARPSVGKTAFSLNIAQNVATKTDENVAIFSLEMGSDQLVMRMLCAEGNIDAQRLRTGSLTSDDWAKLTMAMGSLSNAGIYIDDTPGIKVNEIRAKCRRLKQEQGLGMVLIDYLQLIQGSGKSGENRQQEVSEISRTLKGIARELQVPVIALSQLSRGVESRQDKRPMMSDIRESGSIEQDADIVAFLYREDYYDRETENKNTIEIIIAKQRNGPVGSVELAFVKEFNKFVNLERRFEDGHAPPA, encoded by the coding sequence ATGAGTGATGTACTTGCTGATCGTACCCCTCCGCATAATATAGAGGCCGAGCAGGCGGTTTTAGGAGCTATATTAATTGATCAAGATGCATTAACGGCAGCATCAGAGTTATTAGTACCTGACTCATTCTATCGAACGAAACATCAAAAGATTTTTGAAGTCATGCTTGGGTTATCTGATAAAGGAGAGCCGATTGACTTAGTAATAATGACATCAGCGATGGCTGATCAAGGATTACTAGAAGAAGTTGGTGGGGTTTCTTACTTAGCGGAATTAGCAGAAGTTGTTCCAACTGCCGCTAACGTAGAGTATTATGCACGAATCATCGCTGAAAAGGCACTGTTACGTCGCTTGATTCGAACGGCGACTCATATCGTGTCTGATGGGTATGAGAGAGAAGATGATGTGGATGGCCTTTTAAATGAGGCTGAGAAAAAGATATTAGAAGTATCTCATCAAACGAATGCTAAAGCATTCCAAAATATTAAAGACGTTCTTGTAGATGCTTACGATAAAATCGAACTTTTGCATAATCAAAAAGGTGAAGTTACTGGGATACCAACTGGATTTACTGAATTAGATAAGATGACGGCAGGGTTCCAGCGAAATGATTTAATTATCGTAGCGGCACGTCCATCAGTAGGGAAAACCGCATTTTCATTAAATATCGCACAAAACGTAGCGACGAAAACGGATGAAAATGTAGCGATTTTCAGTCTAGAGATGGGCTCTGATCAGCTTGTTATGCGTATGCTTTGTGCAGAAGGAAATATTGATGCACAAAGACTTCGTACCGGTTCATTAACTTCTGATGATTGGGCGAAATTAACGATGGCGATGGGTAGCCTTTCTAATGCTGGTATCTATATTGATGATACACCAGGGATTAAAGTAAATGAGATTCGAGCAAAGTGTCGTAGATTAAAGCAAGAACAAGGTCTTGGGATGGTTTTGATTGACTACTTACAGCTTATTCAAGGAAGTGGGAAATCAGGAGAAAACCGTCAGCAGGAAGTATCTGAAATTTCTCGTACACTAAAAGGGATTGCGCGTGAATTACAAGTGCCTGTTATTGCCTTGTCACAGTTATCTCGTGGTGTAGAATCTCGTCAAGATAAACGTCCGATGATGTCTGATATTCGTGAATCGGGGAGTATCGAGCAGGATGCTGATATTGTAGCCTTCTTATATCGTGAAGATTACTATGACCGAGAAACGGAAAATAAAAACACGATTGAAATTATTATTGCAAAGCAGCGTAACGGTCCTGTAGGTTCAGTAGAGCTGGCATTCGTTAAAGAGTTCAATAAGTTCGTTAACTTAGAACGCCGCTTCGAGGATGGACATGCACCGCCTGCATAA
- the rplI gene encoding 50S ribosomal protein L9, which produces MKVIFLKDVKGKGKKGEIKNVPDGYANNFLLKQGLAAEATNSSMKTLEAQKRKEEKDAAAELESAKQLKETLEKLTVELKAKSGEGGRLFGSITSKQIVDAMQKSHKIKLDKRKFEMDDAIRALGYTNVTVKLHPQVTATVKVHVSEQ; this is translated from the coding sequence ATGAAAGTAATTTTTCTAAAAGACGTAAAAGGTAAAGGGAAAAAAGGAGAAATAAAAAACGTACCAGATGGCTATGCAAATAACTTCTTACTAAAACAAGGATTAGCTGCTGAAGCGACAAATAGCAGTATGAAAACTTTAGAAGCTCAAAAACGCAAAGAAGAAAAAGATGCAGCAGCAGAGCTTGAAAGTGCAAAACAATTAAAAGAAACATTAGAGAAACTAACTGTAGAATTAAAGGCTAAATCTGGTGAAGGTGGCCGTCTATTCGGTTCAATCACAAGTAAACAAATCGTAGATGCAATGCAAAAATCACACAAGATTAAACTTGATAAGCGTAAATTTGAAATGGATGATGCAATTCGCGCATTAGGCTATACAAACGTTACTGTGAAATTGCACCCGCAAGTAACAGCGACAGTAAAAGTTCATGTTAGTGAACAATAA